A single window of Actinoallomurus bryophytorum DNA harbors:
- a CDS encoding FMN-binding negative transcriptional regulator yields MLVHPWDSADDKEWRAWLADRDFGQLIAGGRGRDVPVVVPTHFVFDGERTVWLHLARPNPVWEPLTEHPRALLTVVDDYTYIRSDWNADPGGPVERGVPTSYYATVQLTCDVRVIDDPTEKAGLLDRQLAHFEPGSARLPVSADEDPDRRLLPGIRGIELTVTDVRAKFKYGGNKEADHVREIADRLEERGTRADIAARDHALRRV; encoded by the coding sequence GTGCTCGTACACCCTTGGGATTCGGCCGACGACAAGGAGTGGCGGGCCTGGCTCGCCGATCGCGACTTCGGCCAGCTGATCGCCGGCGGACGCGGGCGCGACGTGCCGGTCGTGGTCCCCACCCATTTCGTCTTCGACGGAGAGCGGACGGTCTGGCTCCATCTGGCCCGGCCGAACCCGGTCTGGGAGCCGCTCACCGAGCACCCGCGCGCGCTGCTGACCGTGGTCGACGACTACACCTACATCCGCTCGGACTGGAATGCCGACCCGGGCGGGCCGGTCGAGCGCGGCGTGCCGACCTCCTACTACGCGACCGTGCAGTTGACCTGCGACGTCCGCGTCATCGACGACCCGACGGAGAAGGCCGGGCTGCTCGACCGGCAGCTGGCCCACTTCGAACCGGGGTCCGCGCGGCTCCCCGTGTCGGCCGATGAGGACCCGGACCGGCGGCTGCTGCCCGGCATCCGCGGAATCGAGCTGACGGTCACCGACGTGCGGGCCAAGTTCAAGTACGGCGGCAACAAGGAGGCCGACCACGTACGGGAGATCGCCGACCGGCTGGAGGAGCGCGGCACGCGTGCCGACATCGCGGCACGCGACCACGCGTTGCGCCGCGTGTAG
- a CDS encoding potassium/proton antiporter: protein MTDVEPFGRVILLIALIGMLAVLSNRFGERLRIPAPAIFLVGAAAAAEVWPRLGTVQVATVEKIVTVALAVILFDGGMHIGRRRFRSAAGATVWLGVAGTLVTAAALAVLAHYAFGIDWRIAMLLGTALAPTDPAVVFSVLGKREVAGRSGTLLEGESGANDPVGIALMVALLTASGGGLSAAGQVTLEFFQQMAIGAAVGIAGGMALLFFMRRVPLPGAGLYALRVLFGALMIYGLATAAHGSGFLAVFAAGILLGDERAPYKREIERFHSSLASLGEIVAFTMLGLTIRLHDLLDGGAWWIGLLLAVALAFVIRPVFAGLVLLPIRLGWRERAFVLWTGLKGAVPILLGSFILQAGLKDARRAYEIIFVVVLFSVIVQGGLVPALAHRLRIPLRTVEPEPWSLGVRFQEEPEGLHRYQVVAGSAADGATVGDLPCGEDAWVSFVIREGRLVPVRGDTEMRAGDEVLVLADDVPHLEAVFTQKTDNSP, encoded by the coding sequence GTGACCGACGTCGAGCCGTTCGGCCGAGTGATCCTGCTGATCGCGCTGATCGGCATGCTCGCCGTGCTCTCCAACCGGTTCGGCGAGCGCCTGCGCATCCCGGCTCCGGCGATCTTCCTGGTGGGCGCCGCGGCCGCCGCCGAGGTCTGGCCCCGCCTGGGCACCGTGCAGGTCGCGACGGTCGAGAAGATCGTCACCGTGGCGCTGGCGGTGATCCTGTTCGACGGCGGCATGCACATCGGGCGGCGCCGGTTCCGCTCGGCGGCCGGCGCGACCGTGTGGCTCGGCGTGGCAGGCACCCTCGTCACGGCCGCGGCCCTGGCCGTCCTGGCGCACTACGCGTTCGGCATCGACTGGCGCATCGCGATGCTACTGGGCACCGCGCTCGCCCCCACCGACCCGGCGGTGGTGTTCTCCGTACTCGGCAAACGGGAGGTCGCGGGGCGCAGCGGCACCCTCCTGGAGGGTGAGTCCGGCGCGAACGACCCGGTCGGCATCGCGCTGATGGTGGCGCTGCTGACCGCGAGCGGAGGGGGCCTGTCCGCCGCCGGGCAGGTCACGCTGGAGTTCTTCCAGCAGATGGCCATCGGGGCGGCCGTCGGCATCGCGGGCGGGATGGCGCTGCTGTTCTTCATGCGGCGGGTGCCGCTGCCCGGCGCGGGCCTGTACGCGCTGCGCGTCCTGTTCGGCGCGCTCATGATCTACGGGCTGGCGACCGCGGCGCACGGCTCGGGGTTCCTCGCCGTCTTCGCGGCCGGCATCCTGCTCGGCGACGAGCGCGCGCCGTACAAGAGGGAGATCGAGCGTTTCCACTCCTCGCTGGCGAGCCTCGGTGAGATCGTCGCGTTCACCATGCTCGGGCTCACGATCAGGCTGCACGACCTGCTCGACGGCGGGGCGTGGTGGATCGGGCTGCTGCTCGCCGTCGCCCTCGCCTTCGTGATCCGGCCGGTCTTCGCCGGGCTCGTCCTGCTGCCCATCCGGCTCGGGTGGCGTGAGCGCGCCTTCGTGCTCTGGACCGGGCTGAAGGGCGCGGTGCCGATCCTGCTCGGGTCCTTCATCCTGCAGGCCGGCCTGAAGGACGCACGCCGGGCGTACGAGATCATCTTCGTCGTCGTGCTGTTCTCGGTGATCGTGCAGGGCGGCCTGGTGCCCGCCCTCGCGCACCGCCTGCGCATCCCGCTGCGGACCGTCGAGCCGGAGCCGTGGAGCCTGGGCGTCCGCTTCCAGGAGGAGCCGGAGGGCCTGCACCGCTACCAGGTCGTGGCCGGCTCGGCCGCCGACGGTGCGACGGTCGGCGACCTGCCGTGCGGTGAGGACGCCTGGGTCAGCTTCGTCATCCGCGAGGGGCGTCTCGTTCCGGTGCGCGGCGACACCGAGATGCGGGCCGGCGACGAGGTGCTGGTCCTCGCCGACGACGTCCCCCACCTGGAGGCCGTCTTCACCCAGAAAACGGACAACTCTCCCTGA
- the ald gene encoding alanine dehydrogenase gives MKIGVPREIKNNEYRVAMTPAGAHELVRHGHEVFVERHAGAGSSIPDEDYIGAGAKILETADDVWSTGELILKVKEPIEPEYHRMRKGQTLFTYLHLAASRACTEALLDSGVTSIAYETVQLPNRSLPLLAPMSEVAGRLAPQVGAYNLMRFNGGRGVLPGGVPGVAPAKVVVIGGGVSGLNAAQVAVGMGADVSILDVSIDRLRHIDSIYQGRLTTLMSSTYAIEQAALEADLVIGAVLIPGAKAPKLVSNDLVARMKPGSVLVDIAIDQGGCFEDSRPTTHDEPTYKVHDSVFYCVANMPGSVPNTSTYALTNVTLPYAIALAGKGWQQAVTDDVALAHGVSTHEGRLTSYPVAEAHGLECVELDDLLV, from the coding sequence GTGAAGATCGGCGTACCGCGCGAGATCAAGAACAACGAGTATCGCGTTGCAATGACGCCCGCCGGAGCGCACGAGCTGGTGCGGCACGGTCATGAGGTGTTCGTCGAGCGGCACGCGGGCGCGGGTTCGTCCATCCCCGACGAGGACTACATCGGGGCCGGAGCCAAGATCCTTGAGACCGCCGACGACGTCTGGTCGACCGGCGAGCTGATCTTGAAGGTCAAGGAGCCGATCGAGCCTGAGTACCACCGCATGCGCAAGGGGCAGACGCTCTTCACCTACCTCCACCTTGCCGCCTCCCGCGCCTGCACCGAGGCACTGCTCGACTCGGGGGTCACCTCGATCGCGTACGAGACCGTGCAGCTGCCGAACCGCTCCCTGCCGCTGCTCGCTCCCATGTCCGAGGTGGCCGGCCGCCTGGCTCCGCAGGTCGGCGCGTACAACCTGATGAGGTTCAACGGCGGCCGCGGCGTGCTCCCCGGCGGCGTGCCGGGAGTGGCTCCGGCCAAGGTCGTCGTCATCGGCGGCGGTGTGTCCGGCCTGAACGCCGCCCAGGTCGCGGTCGGCATGGGCGCCGACGTCTCGATCCTGGACGTCAGCATCGACCGGCTCCGCCACATCGACTCGATCTACCAGGGCCGCCTCACGACCCTGATGTCCAGCACATACGCCATCGAGCAGGCCGCCCTCGAGGCCGACCTCGTCATCGGCGCGGTGCTGATCCCCGGCGCGAAGGCGCCCAAGCTCGTGTCCAACGACCTGGTCGCGCGGATGAAGCCGGGCTCGGTGCTGGTCGACATCGCCATCGACCAGGGCGGCTGCTTCGAGGACTCCCGCCCCACCACGCACGACGAGCCCACCTACAAGGTGCACGACTCGGTCTTCTACTGCGTCGCGAACATGCCGGGCTCGGTGCCGAACACCTCGACGTACGCCCTGACCAACGTGACCCTGCCGTACGCCATCGCGCTCGCCGGCAAGGGCTGGCAGCAGGCCGTCACCGACGACGTGGCGCTGGCGCACGGCGTGAGCACCCACGAGGGCAGGCTCACCAGCTACCCGGTCGCCGAGGCCCACGGCCTGGAGTGCGTGGAACTGGACGACCTTCTCGTCTAG
- a CDS encoding nitroreductase family deazaflavin-dependent oxidoreductase, whose amino-acid sequence MPKIIKLMSRLNVAAYRATGGRIGGVWRIGSAFPRGVPICLLTTQGRRTGLPRTSPLLYLADGDRVILVASQGGLAKNPLWYLNVRADPEVTVQVRRNVRKMRARVAGPAERAELWRRLVAMYADFDRYQAWTDREIPVVICEPAQSPSHDLPER is encoded by the coding sequence GTGCCGAAGATCATCAAACTGATGTCCCGGCTCAACGTCGCGGCCTACCGCGCCACGGGTGGCCGGATCGGCGGTGTCTGGCGCATCGGCAGCGCCTTCCCGCGCGGCGTGCCCATCTGCCTGCTCACCACCCAGGGCCGCAGGACCGGCCTCCCGCGGACCTCGCCGCTGCTGTACCTGGCCGACGGCGACCGGGTGATCCTCGTGGCCTCACAGGGCGGACTGGCGAAGAACCCGCTGTGGTACCTCAACGTGCGGGCCGACCCGGAGGTCACCGTCCAGGTCCGGAGGAACGTACGGAAGATGCGCGCCCGCGTCGCGGGCCCGGCCGAGCGCGCCGAGCTCTGGCGGCGGCTCGTCGCCATGTACGCCGACTTCGACCGGTATCAGGCGTGGACCGATCGCGAGATACCCGTCGTCATCTGCGAGCCGGCCCAGAGCCCGTCACACGACCTGCCCGAGCGGTAG
- a CDS encoding pyridoxamine 5'-phosphate oxidase family protein, which translates to MGVNQRSQIVMSEPEITRFLEEQRVATLASNGPSGHPHLVAMWYAVIDGVVWFETKAKSQKAVNLRRDGRVTVMVEAGHTYDTLRGVSLEGRATVVDDAEALWAVGVSVWERYNGPYDEEVRPLVEMMLRKRVAVRVEAERVRSWDHRKMGLDPIPLGGSTAEFL; encoded by the coding sequence ATGGGCGTGAACCAGCGCAGCCAGATCGTCATGTCCGAGCCGGAGATCACCCGGTTCCTCGAGGAGCAGCGGGTGGCGACGCTGGCGAGCAACGGCCCTTCGGGGCATCCGCATCTGGTGGCGATGTGGTACGCGGTGATCGACGGTGTCGTGTGGTTCGAGACGAAGGCGAAGTCCCAGAAGGCCGTGAACCTGCGCCGGGACGGCCGCGTGACGGTCATGGTGGAGGCGGGCCACACCTACGACACGCTGCGCGGCGTATCGCTGGAGGGCCGGGCGACGGTGGTCGACGACGCCGAGGCGCTGTGGGCGGTCGGGGTGAGCGTCTGGGAGCGCTACAACGGCCCGTACGACGAGGAGGTCCGGCCGCTCGTGGAGATGATGCTGCGCAAGCGCGTCGCGGTACGGGTCGAGGCCGAGCGTGTCCGCTCGTGGGACCACCGCAAGATGGGCCTGGACCCGATTCCCCTCGGCGGCAGCACCGCCGAGTTCCTCTGA
- a CDS encoding TetR family transcriptional regulator, whose translation MSRSEPDGLKNRKRRATTARIAASAARLAAERGLAGTTVDEIADDAEIGRATFFRYYQAKENAVAEGITGPWLTLITDAIARQPAHLTAIEAIIAAFAELADHLPDHHARIHELAQLTRTSNTLDAWTLRAYHRYEKAIAGLAASRIPDLTADDPRPRMIAALTMAAVRISLDDWARNGGSLPDLIHRALRSVVVGPAPGPGRSP comes from the coding sequence ATGTCTCGCAGTGAACCGGATGGCCTCAAAAACCGCAAGAGGCGGGCCACCACCGCTCGCATCGCCGCCTCGGCGGCCAGGCTCGCTGCCGAGCGAGGACTCGCGGGCACGACCGTCGACGAGATCGCCGACGACGCCGAGATCGGGCGCGCCACGTTCTTCCGCTACTACCAGGCCAAGGAGAACGCGGTCGCCGAGGGGATCACCGGCCCGTGGCTGACCTTGATCACCGATGCCATCGCCCGCCAGCCGGCCCACCTGACCGCGATCGAGGCCATCATCGCCGCGTTCGCCGAACTGGCCGACCACCTGCCCGACCACCACGCCCGGATACACGAACTCGCCCAGCTGACGCGGACGTCGAACACGCTGGACGCCTGGACCCTGCGCGCCTACCACCGCTACGAGAAGGCCATCGCCGGCCTGGCGGCGAGCAGGATCCCCGACCTCACCGCCGACGACCCCCGTCCCCGTATGATCGCGGCGCTCACCATGGCCGCCGTCCGCATCTCCCTCGACGACTGGGCACGAAACGGCGGGTCACTGCCCGACCTGATTCATCGCGCCCTGCGATCCGTCGTCGTCGGCCCCGCCCCGGGACCTGGCCGATCCCCCTGA
- a CDS encoding FdhF/YdeP family oxidoreductase: MSRKAPSEDTDDTRLEVSPPKDHAAGVPAVAVTLGKAYEQMGVRRTALTLLRVNQKNGFDCPGCAWPEGDHRHVAEFCENGAKAVAEEATTRRVTREFFAAHPVSELAVRSDHWLGQQGRLTEPMLLDAGSDHYEPVSWETAIGLLADELKGLDSPGEAVFYTSGRTSNEAAFAYQLFVRALGTNNLPDCSNMCHESSGSALTETLGVGKGSVLLEDLAKADLIFVVGQNPGTNHPRMLSALESAKRGGTRIVAVNPLPEAGLMRFKNPQKVSGVIGRGTALADRYLQIRLNGDLALFQALNRALLETGAIDQEFIDRHTAGFAEFEKHVHALDRDDVLEATGLTEEEIDATVSDVLGAERIIVCWAMGLTQHRNSVPTIREVVNFLLLRGNVGRPGAGVCPVRGHSNVQGDRTMGIYEKPPAAFLDALEAEFGFAPPREHGLDTVDTIRAMRAGEIKVFLGMGGNFVRATPDSAVTEAAMRSCRLTAHVSTKLNRSHTVTGERALILPTLGRTERDPQESGPQFVSVEDSMGMVHASRGRLPAPAPDLLSEVSIVCRLALATLGDDLGWAAMERDYDVIRDHVSRVVPGFADYNVRIRESGGFTLPHAPRDRREFPTATGKANLTVNPLKVLRVPDGRLLLQTVRSHDQYNTTIYGLDDRYRGIKAGRRVVFVNPDDLAALDLADGSMVDLVGEWPGEADRRAPGFRVVSYPTARGCAAAYFPETNVLVPLDSTAEISNTPTSKSIVIRLEPATDADLP, from the coding sequence ATGAGCCGTAAAGCCCCGTCCGAGGACACCGACGACACCCGGCTGGAGGTGTCGCCCCCCAAGGACCACGCGGCGGGAGTGCCGGCCGTCGCGGTGACGTTGGGCAAGGCCTACGAGCAGATGGGCGTGCGCCGCACGGCCCTGACGCTGTTGCGGGTCAATCAGAAGAACGGCTTCGACTGCCCCGGCTGCGCCTGGCCCGAGGGCGACCACCGGCATGTCGCGGAGTTCTGTGAGAACGGCGCCAAGGCGGTGGCCGAGGAGGCCACCACCCGGCGCGTCACCCGGGAGTTCTTCGCCGCACACCCCGTCTCGGAGCTGGCCGTACGCTCGGATCACTGGCTGGGCCAGCAGGGCCGGCTGACCGAGCCGATGCTCCTCGACGCCGGTTCGGACCACTACGAGCCGGTCTCCTGGGAGACCGCGATCGGGCTGCTCGCCGACGAGCTGAAGGGGCTGGACTCCCCCGGCGAGGCCGTCTTCTACACCTCGGGCCGGACCAGCAACGAGGCGGCGTTCGCGTACCAGCTGTTCGTCCGCGCCCTCGGCACCAACAACCTGCCCGACTGCTCCAACATGTGCCACGAGTCATCGGGCTCGGCGCTCACCGAGACGCTCGGCGTCGGCAAGGGCTCGGTGCTCCTGGAGGACCTGGCCAAGGCCGACCTGATCTTCGTGGTGGGGCAGAACCCGGGCACCAACCATCCGCGGATGCTCTCGGCGCTCGAGAGCGCCAAGCGCGGCGGTACACGGATCGTGGCGGTGAACCCCCTGCCCGAGGCCGGGCTGATGAGGTTCAAGAACCCGCAGAAGGTCTCCGGGGTGATCGGCCGGGGAACCGCGCTGGCCGACCGTTACCTGCAGATCCGGCTGAACGGCGACCTGGCGCTGTTCCAGGCGCTCAACCGGGCGCTGCTGGAGACGGGCGCGATCGACCAGGAGTTCATCGACCGGCACACGGCGGGCTTCGCGGAGTTCGAGAAGCACGTCCACGCCCTCGACCGGGACGACGTGCTGGAGGCGACCGGGCTCACCGAGGAGGAGATCGACGCGACCGTGTCCGACGTCCTCGGCGCGGAACGGATCATCGTCTGCTGGGCGATGGGCCTGACCCAGCACCGCAACTCGGTGCCGACCATCCGGGAGGTCGTCAACTTCCTGCTGCTGCGCGGCAACGTCGGCCGTCCCGGCGCGGGCGTCTGTCCGGTACGCGGCCACTCCAACGTCCAGGGCGACCGGACGATGGGGATCTACGAGAAGCCGCCCGCAGCGTTCCTGGACGCCCTGGAGGCCGAGTTCGGCTTCGCGCCGCCACGTGAGCACGGCCTGGACACCGTCGACACGATCCGCGCGATGCGCGCGGGCGAGATCAAGGTCTTTCTCGGCATGGGCGGCAACTTCGTGCGCGCCACCCCGGACTCGGCGGTCACCGAGGCCGCGATGCGCTCCTGCCGGCTGACGGCGCACGTGTCCACCAAGCTCAACCGCTCCCACACCGTGACCGGCGAGCGTGCCCTCATCCTGCCCACGCTGGGCCGTACGGAGCGGGACCCGCAGGAGAGCGGGCCGCAGTTCGTCTCGGTCGAGGACTCCATGGGCATGGTGCACGCCTCGCGGGGCCGCCTGCCGGCCCCCGCGCCGGACCTGCTGTCGGAGGTCTCGATCGTGTGCCGGCTGGCCCTCGCCACGCTCGGCGACGACCTCGGCTGGGCCGCGATGGAACGCGACTACGACGTGATCCGCGACCACGTCTCCCGCGTCGTGCCCGGCTTCGCGGACTACAACGTACGGATCCGTGAGTCCGGCGGGTTCACCCTGCCGCACGCGCCGCGCGACAGGCGGGAGTTCCCCACGGCCACCGGGAAGGCCAACCTGACGGTCAACCCGCTGAAGGTCCTGCGGGTGCCCGACGGCCGGTTGCTGCTGCAGACCGTGCGCAGCCACGACCAGTACAACACCACGATCTACGGGCTGGACGACCGCTATCGGGGCATCAAGGCGGGGCGCCGCGTGGTGTTCGTCAACCCCGATGACCTGGCGGCGCTCGACCTCGCCGACGGCTCCATGGTCGACCTGGTCGGCGAGTGGCCCGGTGAGGCCGACCGCCGGGCGCCCGGCTTCCGCGTCGTCTCCTACCCGACCGCGCGCGGCTGCGCGGCGGCGTACTTCCCCGAGACCAACGTGCTCGTCCCGCTGGACAGCACCGCCGAGATCAGCAACACCCCCACCTCCAAGTCCATCGTCATACGCCTCGAACCGGCGACCGACGCGGACCTCCCGTAA
- a CDS encoding histidine phosphatase family protein produces MGELILVRHGETEWARDGRHTGRTDVPLTPRGEEQARSLAPLLADRKIAFRLVSPAARARRTAELAGLGGAETDDRLWEWDYGAYEGRTTPQIREERPDWYLWRDGVVDGETVEQVGVRVDGVLDRVRPHLAEGDVVLVAHGHVLRVLTARWLDLPPAGGRLFRLDTGTLSTLGTEHDQPVIRSWNVPATA; encoded by the coding sequence ATGGGGGAATTGATCCTGGTGCGACACGGTGAGACCGAATGGGCCCGCGACGGCCGCCACACCGGCCGCACGGACGTGCCGCTCACACCGCGCGGCGAGGAGCAGGCGCGCTCGCTCGCGCCCCTGCTCGCCGACCGCAAGATCGCGTTCAGGCTGGTCAGCCCGGCCGCGCGGGCCCGGCGCACGGCCGAGCTGGCCGGGCTCGGCGGGGCCGAGACCGACGACCGGCTCTGGGAGTGGGACTACGGCGCGTACGAGGGCAGGACCACGCCGCAGATCCGCGAGGAACGCCCGGACTGGTATCTCTGGCGCGACGGGGTGGTCGATGGTGAGACGGTCGAGCAGGTCGGCGTCCGCGTGGACGGCGTACTCGACCGGGTACGCCCGCACCTGGCCGAGGGCGACGTGGTGCTCGTGGCGCACGGCCATGTCCTCCGCGTCCTGACCGCGCGATGGCTGGACCTGCCCCCGGCCGGGGGCCGCCTGTTCCGGCTGGACACGGGGACACTGTCGACGCTCGGCACCGAACACGACCAGCCGGTGATCCGCTCCTGGAACGTCCCCGCGACGGCCTAG
- a CDS encoding alpha/beta fold hydrolase: MGDLRMVDTGGVRLACRVTGDGSAPPLVALHSLGEDGSSWDETARRLAGRYQVYAPDMRGHGESDRCPDYSFELMRDDVLRLLDTLGFGAVTLMGHSMGAVVAYLLAGERPERVSRLVLEEPPPPVRVDPPRFVTEEDRSRPASFDWEMVAAIYRQRGDFDPAYWQTLAAITAPTLIVAGGPGSHIPQDAIAKMARTISDCRLVTIEAGHLVHEKRPGEFEAEVAAFLS, translated from the coding sequence ATGGGCGATCTTCGGATGGTGGACACCGGCGGCGTTCGGCTCGCCTGCCGCGTGACCGGAGACGGCTCGGCGCCACCGCTCGTGGCGCTGCACTCGCTCGGCGAGGACGGGTCGTCCTGGGACGAGACGGCGCGGCGGCTGGCCGGCCGATACCAGGTGTACGCGCCCGACATGCGGGGGCACGGCGAGAGCGACCGGTGCCCTGACTACTCCTTCGAGCTGATGCGCGATGACGTCCTGCGCCTCCTCGACACCCTGGGGTTCGGCGCGGTCACGCTGATGGGGCACTCGATGGGCGCCGTCGTGGCCTATCTGCTGGCCGGTGAGCGGCCGGAGCGGGTGAGCCGCCTCGTCCTGGAGGAGCCCCCACCGCCCGTACGCGTCGATCCACCGCGGTTCGTGACCGAGGAGGACCGGAGCCGGCCCGCGTCATTCGACTGGGAGATGGTGGCGGCGATCTACCGGCAGCGGGGCGACTTCGACCCCGCGTACTGGCAGACCCTGGCCGCGATCACCGCCCCGACGCTGATCGTCGCCGGTGGCCCCGGCAGCCACATTCCGCAGGACGCGATCGCGAAGATGGCGCGGACGATCTCCGATTGCCGCCTCGTCACGATCGAGGCGGGGCACCTCGTGCACGAGAAGCGGCCCGGGGAGTTCGAGGCCGAGGTCGCGGCCTTCCTCTCCTGA
- a CDS encoding oxygenase MpaB family protein, which produces MSEDYGLFGPGSVTWRVMAEPVQIVGGLRALILQALHPPSMWGTAQNSELMDPRAAWARLGRTVEFVRVRTYGTLDEVERVGRRVRNLHSRLTGLNLDTGEVFPVDAPENLLWVHMGEVDSYLDVALRAGVPLSRADADAFVDEQRRAGEVVGLDPACIPASVAEMADYYAGMRQRIYACREAKEGLRRLYTPAVPRQWLPLKLAAPGVATLVIATLPRWARRMYGLPATPLEDIWATAWLKALYRGTRVVPESWRYSPDARRARELSREAGPGLAAAS; this is translated from the coding sequence GTGAGTGAGGACTACGGCCTGTTCGGTCCCGGCTCCGTGACCTGGCGCGTGATGGCCGAGCCGGTGCAGATCGTCGGCGGCCTGCGCGCGCTCATCCTGCAGGCACTGCACCCACCGTCCATGTGGGGGACCGCGCAGAACTCCGAGCTGATGGACCCGCGCGCGGCCTGGGCCCGCTTGGGCCGCACCGTGGAGTTCGTCCGCGTCCGCACGTACGGCACCCTGGACGAGGTCGAACGCGTCGGACGCCGGGTCCGCAACCTGCACTCACGGCTGACCGGCCTGAACCTCGACACCGGCGAGGTCTTCCCGGTCGACGCGCCGGAGAACCTCCTGTGGGTGCACATGGGCGAGGTCGACTCCTACCTCGACGTCGCTTTGCGCGCCGGCGTACCGCTGTCGCGCGCCGACGCCGACGCGTTCGTGGACGAGCAGCGCAGGGCGGGGGAGGTCGTCGGCCTGGATCCGGCGTGCATCCCCGCGTCGGTCGCCGAGATGGCCGACTACTACGCCGGGATGCGGCAGCGGATCTACGCCTGCCGGGAGGCCAAGGAAGGCCTCCGGCGGCTCTACACCCCGGCGGTGCCACGGCAGTGGCTGCCGCTCAAGCTGGCCGCGCCGGGCGTCGCCACCCTCGTCATCGCGACCCTGCCACGCTGGGCGCGCCGCATGTACGGCCTGCCGGCGACGCCTCTGGAGGACATCTGGGCCACGGCCTGGCTCAAGGCGCTCTACCGCGGCACCCGGGTCGTCCCCGAGTCGTGGCGCTACTCACCGGACGCCCGCCGGGCGCGCGAGCTGAGCCGCGAGGCCGGACCGGGCCTGGCCGCGGCGTCCTGA
- the cutA gene encoding divalent-cation tolerance protein CutA, which yields MAEAYVQVTTTTDSRKEAAELARSAVTGRLAACAQLVGPIASTYWWEGEIESAEEWMVLFKTTTDCFEDLAAQITEQHSYDTPEIIATPVVAGSAEYLSWVREQTTEAPLGQEGV from the coding sequence ATGGCCGAGGCGTACGTCCAGGTGACGACGACCACCGATTCACGCAAGGAGGCCGCCGAGCTCGCGAGGTCGGCGGTCACCGGGCGCCTCGCGGCCTGCGCTCAGCTGGTCGGCCCGATCGCCAGCACGTACTGGTGGGAGGGGGAGATCGAGTCCGCCGAAGAATGGATGGTGCTCTTCAAGACCACCACGGACTGCTTCGAGGACCTCGCCGCCCAGATCACCGAGCAGCACTCGTACGACACGCCCGAGATCATCGCGACTCCGGTCGTGGCGGGCAGCGCCGAATACCTGTCCTGGGTGCGGGAGCAGACCACCGAAGCACCGCTTGGTCAAGAGGGGGTGTGA